The following are from one region of the Candidatus Paceibacterota bacterium genome:
- a CDS encoding metallohydrolase: protein MAGKITFFPVDNGDMTLIKLDDERETTILIDINIRQKAEDENDDTRDVSADLRERLNEDKNKRPYVDVFVLSHPDQDHCSGADRNLHLGPLAEYEDEPGEGEEKKIVVREIWSSPVVFRRASKGNPLCADAKAVSKEAKRRVKAFRDNNEATSITDMAEGDRIRIIGEDEQGKTDDILSIVSKIDDVFCEVNGQDNGFTKMTVLGPLPAGEAEGDDGKLASNRSSIILQYHLWPKITAGTDGGYCLYLTGGDAGVEVWDRLDERHKAGNFEPLEYDLLLSPHHCSWRSLSHDSWSDNGEAAKVSEQARHALSRIREVTRGYIVASSKPILEEEPNPPHERAKREYVDIVDDKERFYCTGEYPSEDVPGPLEFSITSNGFEPPRKTGSSVSGAAAALGATTSRVGHGEQTR, encoded by the coding sequence ATGGCAGGAAAAATCACGTTTTTCCCGGTGGACAACGGGGACATGACACTCATCAAGCTTGATGATGAGCGTGAAACTACGATCCTGATTGATATTAACATCCGGCAGAAAGCAGAGGATGAAAACGATGACACTCGGGATGTTAGTGCAGATCTGCGTGAACGTCTAAATGAGGATAAAAATAAGCGTCCCTACGTCGATGTGTTTGTTCTCTCACATCCTGATCAAGATCATTGTTCAGGAGCTGATAGGAACCTCCATCTTGGGCCTCTTGCCGAATATGAAGATGAGCCTGGCGAAGGTGAGGAAAAGAAAATCGTTGTGCGCGAAATATGGTCGTCACCGGTTGTATTTAGAAGGGCTTCTAAGGGAAATCCGCTTTGTGCTGATGCAAAAGCAGTCAGTAAAGAGGCAAAAAGACGGGTTAAGGCATTTAGAGATAACAATGAGGCAACATCTATAACCGACATGGCCGAAGGGGACCGTATTCGGATTATTGGTGAGGATGAGCAAGGCAAAACCGACGATATTTTGTCAATTGTCTCAAAAATAGATGATGTTTTCTGTGAGGTGAATGGTCAGGATAATGGCTTCACTAAAATGACTGTTTTAGGCCCGCTTCCTGCCGGGGAGGCAGAGGGTGATGATGGCAAATTGGCATCAAACCGTTCCAGTATCATTTTGCAATATCACTTGTGGCCTAAAATAACGGCAGGAACTGATGGTGGGTATTGCCTTTATTTGACAGGAGGGGATGCTGGCGTGGAGGTCTGGGACCGCCTTGATGAACGTCATAAAGCCGGAAATTTTGAGCCTCTTGAATATGACCTTCTGCTTTCCCCGCACCACTGTTCGTGGCGATCTTTGTCTCATGACAGTTGGAGTGACAATGGGGAGGCGGCAAAAGTTAGCGAACAGGCGAGACATGCGTTGTCGCGGATCAGGGAGGTCACCAGGGGATATATCGTTGCGAGCTCGAAGCCAATCTTAGAAGAGGAACCCAACCCTCCTCATGAGAGAGCAAAACGAGAATATGTCGATATTGTTGATGATAAAGAGCGCTTTTATTGTACTGGTGAATACCCATCTGAAGATGTTCCAGGGCCTCTAGAGTTTTCCATAACGTCTAATGGTTTTGAGCCTCCTAGAAAGACAGGTTCATCGGTATCTGGCGCTGCGGCTGCCTTAGGCGCGACGACAAGCCGAGTTGGTCATGGCGAACAAACTAGGTAA
- a CDS encoding ThiF family adenylyltransferase yields MANKLGKRKKKAAVALTENIRRDVAVIERHPHVISDSVRVGNLINDWLLQVSFKFRVLEHQPENIPNENGVNGVETVFVYFPKNYPAQEPSVYLRADFPSNLPHINPYRSPRGEVSPCFFEGKVSDLLAQPDGIMGVINQVHQWLRDAALGELIDLIKQGWEPQRRDQLSGTLIADQSYLEGLISDEAGHKLLAAKILIDELAPEDFSFMARVLDSDIPDNYEQIFGRVKDLKISALSSQYSVALCVWPNVNHISSDYAPNSVSDFRSLCELSQSLGCEKLLSSPLTELLNIYRDNYGDNHLDILIIIIARRPANLIGKDNNIEILPYNVSVNLSKSPVGDFYYVSEESIVEPVGHRHAISKSLLGRISHVPKDLQTQQIHLLGCGSVGSKIAMHFGRAGLGKFALYDNGKLSPHNSARHASLDDGQLPGVYKTHAVAYLLEGLACSATPINANIVSLFSSENTEDQKNLNANTIIDTTASLQVWDAISSAEWLTNPLFQTGLFGQGRLGFVARENAERTTKVCDIQAMISDLRISHDKLRAHLPKSNMSELVQVGQGCSSATMVMADDALSEHTAGMSKILRHEIRLTAGSHASLWLGYSDHDKPGVDWEQFQFGPFISVPPSHADGWEIRISETAATRIEEISRKFGEDEYGGVIFGAISTLHRRMIVTRVIDAPSDSEYSKGAFILGTSGLKEEIKRLFRLSGNTLTYLGTWHSHPKGGGPSSVDRSSAQKVSELRLGAPSALLIWTPQGYRAAVEPKT; encoded by the coding sequence ATGGCGAACAAACTAGGTAAACGGAAGAAGAAGGCGGCAGTTGCACTAACGGAAAACATTCGTCGTGATGTAGCCGTTATTGAGCGGCACCCACACGTAATTTCTGATTCGGTACGAGTTGGCAATCTAATTAATGACTGGCTTTTGCAAGTTAGTTTTAAATTCCGTGTGCTTGAACACCAACCTGAGAACATTCCAAATGAGAATGGTGTTAATGGTGTAGAAACCGTTTTTGTGTATTTCCCTAAAAACTACCCAGCACAAGAACCATCCGTTTATTTGCGGGCTGACTTCCCTTCAAACTTACCTCACATAAATCCCTATCGAAGCCCAAGAGGAGAAGTAAGCCCATGCTTTTTTGAGGGCAAAGTTTCTGATCTTTTGGCTCAACCTGATGGCATCATGGGAGTAATCAACCAAGTTCACCAATGGCTCCGAGATGCGGCTTTAGGCGAACTAATCGACCTAATAAAACAAGGATGGGAACCCCAGCGTCGAGACCAACTGTCAGGCACACTCATAGCTGATCAGTCCTATTTAGAGGGATTAATTTCAGATGAGGCTGGACATAAGCTGCTAGCAGCCAAAATTCTTATTGATGAGTTGGCCCCTGAAGATTTTAGCTTTATGGCAAGAGTGCTCGACTCTGATATTCCTGATAATTACGAGCAAATATTCGGCAGAGTTAAGGATTTAAAAATATCGGCTCTTTCATCGCAATATTCAGTCGCATTGTGTGTGTGGCCTAATGTAAATCATATTAGCTCCGATTATGCTCCTAACTCGGTAAGCGATTTCAGAAGCCTATGTGAACTATCACAGAGCTTAGGGTGCGAAAAATTATTATCATCACCGCTTACGGAATTGTTGAATATTTACCGAGATAATTATGGGGATAATCATTTAGATATTTTGATTATTATAATTGCAAGGCGTCCAGCCAATTTAATAGGAAAAGACAATAATATTGAAATACTACCTTACAATGTATCTGTGAATTTATCTAAATCTCCAGTGGGAGATTTCTACTACGTAAGCGAAGAGTCGATTGTAGAGCCAGTTGGGCATCGTCATGCAATCTCCAAAAGCTTACTTGGGAGGATTAGTCATGTGCCAAAGGATCTGCAAACACAACAAATCCACCTTTTAGGCTGTGGTAGTGTTGGGTCTAAGATAGCAATGCATTTTGGGCGGGCAGGTCTTGGGAAGTTTGCCCTTTATGATAATGGGAAATTATCTCCGCACAATTCTGCCCGCCACGCTTCGTTAGACGACGGGCAACTACCCGGAGTATATAAGACGCATGCTGTTGCTTACCTTTTAGAAGGCCTTGCCTGTAGCGCAACACCAATTAATGCAAACATTGTGAGCTTGTTTTCTAGCGAAAACACAGAAGACCAAAAAAATCTGAACGCGAACACGATCATTGATACAACGGCCTCCCTCCAGGTGTGGGATGCAATCTCTTCTGCGGAATGGTTGACGAACCCATTATTTCAAACTGGACTTTTTGGGCAAGGAAGACTGGGCTTTGTAGCTAGGGAAAATGCAGAAAGAACGACCAAGGTATGTGACATTCAGGCGATGATATCTGACCTGAGAATTTCACATGACAAGCTCAGAGCACACTTACCCAAAAGCAACATGAGTGAACTTGTTCAAGTGGGGCAAGGTTGCAGTTCAGCGACTATGGTAATGGCTGATGATGCGCTATCCGAACACACTGCTGGTATGTCAAAAATACTGCGACATGAAATTCGTTTAACTGCTGGAAGCCACGCTTCACTTTGGCTTGGTTATTCAGATCACGATAAGCCTGGGGTGGACTGGGAACAATTCCAATTTGGCCCGTTTATTTCAGTTCCGCCGTCACACGCAGATGGCTGGGAAATTCGTATTTCCGAAACTGCTGCAACACGAATAGAGGAAATTTCAAGAAAATTTGGTGAGGACGAATATGGAGGCGTTATCTTTGGCGCAATTTCAACTCTTCATCGTCGGATGATTGTGACGCGGGTCATTGATGCGCCATCAGATAGCGAATATTCGAAAGGCGCATTCATACTAGGCACCTCAGGTCTTAAGGAAGAGATCAAAAGATTGTTCCGGTTATCAGGGAACACGCTAACGTATTTGGGTACCTGGCACAGTCACCCAAAAGGTGGTGGGCCGTCTAGTGTAGACAGAAGTTCAGCGCAGAAAGTTTCTGAACTGCGATTGGGTGCTCCTTCAGCGTTGTTGATCTGGACACCTCAGGGGTATCGCGCTGCTGTTGAGCCCAAAACATGA